The Pseudodesulfovibrio sediminis genome includes the window TTCAAGGCCGTCACGTTGGGACGGAGTATTCTTCGCTGGGAAACGGCGGCTACATATTGCCTTAGTTTGGCCATGTTTGGTGGACAGGAAGTATAATGAAACTGGAAATAGAAGAAAATCAACCTCTTGCTGATCGAATTCGTCCTGCCACACTGGATGATTTTGTTGGGCAGGGGCATATTCGAAACAGAATAGAGGCATTTACTCACTCCAAGAGGATGCCCAGTCTTTTGCTGTTTGGTCCCCCCGGATGCGGCAAGTCGACCCTGGCAATGTTGTTGGCACACATGACCGGAAAGAAATTTTTGCGTGTCAGCGCCCCGGAAGCAGGGTTGACCGCACTGCGCAAGATGCTGCCCGGGCAGGATATTCTTATCCTTGATGAGTTGCATCGTTTTTCCAAGGCCCAACAGGATTTCTTCCTCCCCATTCTTGAAAGCGGCGAAATTACTCTGTTGGCTACGACTACGGAAAATCCGTCGTTCAGCGTCACCCGTCAACTCCTCTCGCGGCTCCATGTTTTGCGTTTGCGTCAACTCAGCCGAGAAGAACTTTTGGATGTCAGCGTGCGTGGTGCCAAGGAACTCGGTGTTGATCTCGAAGAAGACAGCCATAAGATGCTGGCCGCCATGGCTGGTGGTGACGCTCGTACTCTGCTGAATTTACTTGAGTATACTGCTGAACTTCCCAAGGATAAACGATGCCCTGAGTGCCTGCGCGAGTCGCTGCCGGAGATACTTGTCCGGGGCGATCGGGATGGTGACTCGCATTATGAGCTTGTCTCGGCGTTGATTAAATCCATTCGGGGCAGCGATCCTGATGCAGCGCTCTACTATCTTGCCTGTCTCATCGAAAGCGGTGAGGATCCGCGTTTCATCACGCGTCGTCTGATTATTTCTGCTTCCGAAGATGTGGGACTGGGCGACCCAACTGCCTTGAGTCATGCAGTGGCCTGCCACCAGGCTGTTGAAGCCATCGGCATGCCCGAAGGGTTTATTCCCATGTCGCAAACAGCTGTATATCTTGCGTTGGCGCCCAAATCGAACTCAACATATGGAGCGTATCGGACTGCCCAAAAGGAAGTGCGGGAAAATGGCGCCAAGCCGGTTCCTCTTCATTTGCGCAATGCAACGACATCCCTGCAGCGCGAGTGGGGATATGGTCGAGGCTATCTCTATCCTCATAATTTTCCCAAATCCTGGGCTGATCAGGATTACCTGCCTAGTGATTTGTCAGGAAGAAAATTCTATCATCCCAAAGACCAGGGAACAGAACCAAAACTGCTATCCTGGTTAAGACAATTCAAGAAACAGCGATAACAAATACCCATTAAAACGAATGGTTACGTTTTTGTCTTGCTAGACACTTAAGCCATCACTTTAAGAAATTGCTCCCGTTTTTTTATAGAGCTTCTGCCACTCATCAAGGAACAGAATTGCCGTATCCAGATCGGAGAGTTTGCCCTCCTGTTGTCGAACAGCCCATACTAAATCTTCAAATGAGACATCTTCCGGCAAACGGAGTTTACCAAGTAGCTTTTTAATGTCCTCAGCCAATTCAGGCGGGTAATCTGTGTTGAAAACGGATGACTGTTTCTTTGGTTTTGGCCATCCTGGTATACGTTCAGCCGTGAATTCAATGAGTGTGCGCATACGATGTGTGTAGGTGTGGTCAGCAAGAACGCGTGCCCTTCCACGTTCAGCGATGGCCTTACGTTTTTCTGGTTGAGTTGAATAATAATCAATCTTTTCAATAAGATCATCCATACTTGAGAATGTCGCAAGCTCATCCTCAGCAAACGCCTTGTCAAGCAAGGTTCGTTTATCCACCAATTGAAAAGCGCCACAGGCCGCCAACTCAAAGGTACGAGGATTGACGAAGTCGCCGAAAGTCACCAGTTCCTCCGCCTGAATGCTCGAATGCAAATTGAGATTGATCTTTGTGGCATTAAAAATTTTCACACATTCTTCGGGCGTTACGCGAGCCCCTTTGAGTTGAAGAAGTGGTGCCAGCACATGATCTCCGTCCCATTCGGTACCCCACAGTTTAAAATCATATTTGACCAGATCACGAAACGCCTTACGTCGATTGGCATACCCTGCTCCCATGAATGACACGTCCGATCCGAATTTGCGTTTTTCCACTGGGGTCAGATCAACGGGCTGATGGAAGTCGGGCTGGGCTGCCAATGGCAGGTAGACGGCATTGGGTTGACCTATTGACTCAAGATCTTTGAAAAATTGTCCTTTTTGAATGACTGCAAAGATATCATACAACGGTGCAAACGACTTCCAGTATGTGAAGAGTGTATGATCTTCGACAAACCACATCGCCGTCACCACTCCGTCACGTCTGAGTCGTTTAAGTGCCTGACGATTGAGAGGCGCTTGAGCCATGGACAGAACCATATCCGGCTCAAAAGACTCCACTTTGGCAAGAACGGCCTGACTGACGACGTTCAAAAAGGAATTCTGTAAATAATCCAGTCGATCCGTTGTCACCTTGAGAGCGTCCAGTGAATCGTAGGCAGGGTAAAAATCCGGTGCTTCAAAAGTTTCGACAAGGTGGCCCTCCTGTTGAAGAGCCGAGGCAACATATCGCCCAATGGGCAAAGAGCCGCCGTACAGTGGAAGAACAACCAGTATTCTCAAAGTGTTCATCTAGTTATCCATGTGTTGCGTTGGGTTGTATCTTGGTCATCCAGTCTTTTTCACGATAGAATTCGTGAGCAAAAGCGTGCTCCAATTCCGAAAAACCAGCAGAGACACCAGAGAGATGCTGAAGTATGAACTGCCGCAGCACTGTTCGTTGCTGCAAGTCAGCGTCTTCCCCA containing:
- a CDS encoding CgeB family protein → MNTLRILVVLPLYGGSLPIGRYVASALQQEGHLVETFEAPDFYPAYDSLDALKVTTDRLDYLQNSFLNVVSQAVLAKVESFEPDMVLSMAQAPLNRQALKRLRRDGVVTAMWFVEDHTLFTYWKSFAPLYDIFAVIQKGQFFKDLESIGQPNAVYLPLAAQPDFHQPVDLTPVEKRKFGSDVSFMGAGYANRRKAFRDLVKYDFKLWGTEWDGDHVLAPLLQLKGARVTPEECVKIFNATKINLNLHSSIQAEELVTFGDFVNPRTFELAACGAFQLVDKRTLLDKAFAEDELATFSSMDDLIEKIDYYSTQPEKRKAIAERGRARVLADHTYTHRMRTLIEFTAERIPGWPKPKKQSSVFNTDYPPELAEDIKKLLGKLRLPEDVSFEDLVWAVRQQEGKLSDLDTAILFLDEWQKLYKKTGAIS
- a CDS encoding replication-associated recombination protein A translates to MKLEIEENQPLADRIRPATLDDFVGQGHIRNRIEAFTHSKRMPSLLLFGPPGCGKSTLAMLLAHMTGKKFLRVSAPEAGLTALRKMLPGQDILILDELHRFSKAQQDFFLPILESGEITLLATTTENPSFSVTRQLLSRLHVLRLRQLSREELLDVSVRGAKELGVDLEEDSHKMLAAMAGGDARTLLNLLEYTAELPKDKRCPECLRESLPEILVRGDRDGDSHYELVSALIKSIRGSDPDAALYYLACLIESGEDPRFITRRLIISASEDVGLGDPTALSHAVACHQAVEAIGMPEGFIPMSQTAVYLALAPKSNSTYGAYRTAQKEVRENGAKPVPLHLRNATTSLQREWGYGRGYLYPHNFPKSWADQDYLPSDLSGRKFYHPKDQGTEPKLLSWLRQFKKQR